From one Agathobaculum sp. NTUH-O15-33 genomic stretch:
- a CDS encoding SoxR reducing system RseC family protein, giving the protein MTQVATVKRLLSGQMAEVEVVRRGACAHDCAKCGGCDGMANQTIVVTARNAAGAAVGDRVTIEGESRKVLGYAALVYALPLVLFFIGYALGALPKLGGAVSALGGAAGFVIGVLLAVWYSRRLKAESAVTFRITGLV; this is encoded by the coding sequence TTGACTCAAGTTGCAACAGTAAAGCGTCTGCTCTCGGGCCAGATGGCCGAGGTGGAGGTCGTTCGACGGGGCGCGTGCGCGCATGACTGCGCCAAATGCGGCGGGTGCGACGGCATGGCGAACCAGACCATCGTCGTCACCGCGCGCAACGCGGCGGGCGCCGCCGTGGGCGACCGCGTCACGATCGAAGGCGAGAGCCGCAAGGTTTTGGGCTACGCGGCTCTGGTATACGCGCTGCCGCTCGTTTTGTTTTTCATTGGCTACGCGCTGGGGGCGCTGCCAAAGCTTGGCGGCGCGGTATCTGCGCTTGGCGGCGCGGCCGGTTTTGTCATCGGCGTGCTGCTCGCCGTGTGGTATAGCCGCCGTTTGAAGGCGGAAAGCGCCGTTACCTTCCGCATTACCGGTCTGGTCTAA
- a CDS encoding DUF5685 family protein — MFGFIRPVRPELRVREVDRFQQVYCGLCHAIRGRYGRFYTLFLSYDMTFYALVIGCGSTETPPPCGKRCDASPFRKKACAAPDEFLERAADVSVLLTYHKLRDSLADEKGAKRLLAKTLCRLGRKGYEQARARLPEADRRMVRALEDLQTLEQQNCDSMDRAADASARLTAAAVPQTGDARERILTQMFYHVGRWVYLLDACADVAEDLVSGNYNPVVRRYGLQAPALSEIKQPLETTLERSLVDVCSAFDLLRPERDEGLLRNIIFLGMPLVTRQVLDGTYQTNGGWGKHGSL, encoded by the coding sequence ATGTTCGGCTTTATCCGCCCGGTGCGCCCTGAGCTGCGCGTTCGGGAGGTCGATCGGTTTCAGCAGGTCTATTGTGGGCTGTGCCATGCGATACGCGGCCGATACGGCCGGTTTTATACGCTTTTTTTGAGCTATGATATGACCTTTTACGCGCTGGTAATCGGCTGCGGCAGTACGGAGACCCCGCCGCCCTGCGGTAAGCGGTGCGACGCGAGCCCGTTTCGCAAAAAGGCCTGCGCCGCGCCGGACGAATTTTTGGAGCGGGCGGCCGATGTGAGCGTGCTGCTCACCTACCATAAGCTGCGCGATAGTCTGGCGGATGAAAAGGGCGCAAAGCGGCTTTTGGCAAAAACGCTGTGCCGCTTGGGGCGAAAGGGCTACGAACAGGCCCGCGCCCGCCTGCCGGAAGCCGACCGGCGCATGGTGCGGGCGCTGGAAGACCTGCAAACGCTGGAACAGCAAAACTGCGATTCCATGGACCGCGCGGCCGACGCTTCCGCGCGGCTGACCGCCGCTGCCGTGCCCCAAACGGGCGACGCGCGCGAGCGCATCCTCACGCAGATGTTTTACCATGTAGGCCGGTGGGTCTACCTGCTGGACGCCTGCGCCGATGTGGCGGAGGATCTTGTAAGCGGCAACTACAATCCCGTGGTGCGGCGCTATGGCTTGCAGGCCCCGGCCCTGTCCGAGATCAAGCAGCCGCTGGAAACGACGCTCGAACGGTCGCTTGTCGACGTGTGTTCGGCTTTCGACTTGCTCCGGCCCGAGCGGGACGAGGGGCTTTTACGCAATATTATATTTTTGGGTATGCCGCTCGTCACGAGACAAGTGCTGGACGGAACCTACCAAACGAACGGAGGATGGGGCAAACATGGATCCCTATAA
- a CDS encoding J domain-containing protein has translation MDPYKVLGVTPQTSDDDVKRAYRDLARKYHPDNYINNPLSDLAEARMKEINEAYDMIMNERAGKNGGPAGQQAGGAQSGQAGQRQYTGANAGLYSQVRQAINQGNLGLAESLLQRISARDAEWFFLMGTVYYRKGWYDEAGRAYTQACQMDPANAEYRTALNNLNMSGGYGGYRPMAEANMCDCCMQMACLNCCLSACCGGGC, from the coding sequence ATGGATCCCTATAAAGTGCTCGGCGTGACGCCGCAGACCAGCGACGACGACGTCAAGCGCGCCTATCGCGACCTGGCGCGCAAATACCATCCCGATAATTATATCAATAACCCGCTGTCCGATCTGGCGGAAGCCCGCATGAAGGAGATCAACGAGGCTTACGACATGATCATGAACGAGCGCGCCGGAAAAAACGGCGGACCGGCTGGACAGCAGGCGGGAGGCGCGCAAAGCGGGCAAGCCGGGCAGCGGCAGTACACCGGCGCGAACGCCGGCCTGTACAGTCAGGTGCGTCAGGCGATCAATCAGGGCAATCTGGGGCTCGCAGAGTCGCTTTTGCAGCGTATTTCCGCGCGGGACGCCGAATGGTTTTTCCTGATGGGCACGGTGTATTACCGCAAGGGCTGGTACGATGAAGCGGGCCGCGCCTATACGCAGGCTTGCCAGATGGACCCGGCCAATGCGGAATACCGCACCGCGCTGAATAATTTGAACATGTCGGGCGGCTACGGCGGCTACCGCCCGATGGCGGAGGCCAACATGTGCGACTGCTGCATGCAAATGGCCTGTCTCAACTGCTGCCTGAGCGCGTGCTGCGGGGGCGGATGCTGA
- a CDS encoding YicC/YloC family endoribonuclease — protein sequence MKSMTGYGRAKETVGKFTITAELRAVNHRYLDCTVKAPRQYGFLEEAVKKAASARIARGKVEVYIGVEVEEAADLAVTVNNAVAEHYLTALRGLAARYDLTDDITVMGLASLPEVLGAERVEQDAAELTAAALTVFETAAAHFDEMRAREGEKLAGDVRSRCAAIEQMVGVVEERSPERVREYREKLLARMQEVLKDTAIDETRILTEAAIYADKTAVDEETVRLRSHLNQLDLMLGETAAVGRKLDFLVQEMNREANTIGSKANDVALARTVVDIKSEIEKIREQIQNIE from the coding sequence ATGAAAAGTATGACCGGCTACGGGCGGGCCAAGGAAACGGTCGGTAAATTCACCATCACCGCCGAGCTGCGCGCGGTCAATCACCGCTATCTGGATTGCACGGTAAAAGCGCCGCGCCAGTACGGCTTTTTGGAAGAAGCGGTGAAGAAGGCCGCCTCCGCGCGCATTGCCCGCGGCAAGGTGGAGGTTTACATCGGCGTAGAGGTCGAGGAAGCCGCCGATCTTGCGGTCACGGTCAACAACGCCGTGGCGGAGCATTATCTGACAGCGCTGCGCGGTCTGGCCGCGCGGTATGACCTGACGGACGACATCACGGTCATGGGGCTCGCGTCCCTGCCCGAGGTGCTCGGCGCCGAGCGGGTGGAGCAGGACGCCGCCGAACTGACGGCGGCGGCGCTCACTGTATTTGAAACAGCGGCGGCGCATTTCGATGAGATGCGCGCCAGAGAGGGTGAAAAACTCGCGGGCGATGTGCGAAGCCGCTGCGCTGCGATCGAGCAGATGGTCGGCGTGGTCGAAGAGCGCTCGCCGGAGCGCGTGCGCGAATACCGCGAAAAGCTGCTTGCCCGCATGCAGGAGGTTTTGAAGGATACCGCGATCGACGAGACGCGCATCCTGACCGAAGCCGCCATCTATGCCGATAAGACCGCGGTGGATGAGGAGACCGTCCGCTTGCGTTCGCATCTCAACCAGCTCGATCTTATGCTCGGCGAAACGGCGGCGGTGGGCCGCAAGCTGGACTTTTTGGTGCAGGAGATGAACCGGGAAGCCAACACGATCGGCTCCAAGGCAAACGACGTGGCGCTCGCGCGCACCGTGGTCGACATCAAAAGCGAGATCGAAAAGATCCGCGAACAGATTCAGAACATCGAGTAA
- a CDS encoding DUF370 domain-containing protein produces the protein MRLINIGFGNMVADTRLIAIVSPESAPVKRTVQEARDRGMVVDGTYGRRTRAVLIMDSDHVVLSALQPETVAARMAGAAAGEEAEDDA, from the coding sequence ATGCGGCTTATCAACATTGGTTTTGGCAACATGGTGGCGGATACGCGATTGATCGCGATTGTCAGCCCCGAGTCCGCGCCCGTCAAGCGCACCGTGCAGGAGGCGCGCGACCGCGGCATGGTGGTGGACGGCACCTATGGCCGCCGCACCCGCGCCGTGCTGATCATGGACAGCGACCATGTGGTGCTGTCCGCCTTGCAGCCGGAAACGGTCGCGGCCCGCATGGCGGGCGCCGCCGCCGGAGAGGAGGCCGAGGACGATGCCTAA
- the gmk gene encoding guanylate kinase translates to MPKGTLYVFTGPSGAGKGTLLSRLLGEDGNLFLSVSATTRAPRPGEVEGVHYYFLSKADFEKHIAQNAFLEYAKYVDNYYGTLEQPVNDRLNAGQDVILEIEVQGAMQVRAKRADAVMVFIAPPSFDELASRLRGRGTENEEKVLKRLETARQELTRMNEFDHVVVNDTVERAVRELQGIIRENRQNA, encoded by the coding sequence ATGCCTAAGGGAACGCTTTATGTATTCACCGGCCCTTCCGGGGCGGGCAAGGGCACGCTTCTATCCCGCCTGCTGGGGGAGGACGGCAATCTCTTCCTCTCGGTCTCCGCGACGACGCGCGCGCCGCGTCCGGGCGAAGTCGAAGGGGTGCATTACTACTTCCTTTCCAAGGCGGATTTTGAAAAGCATATCGCGCAAAACGCTTTTTTGGAATACGCGAAATATGTTGATAATTATTACGGCACGCTGGAGCAGCCGGTAAACGACCGGCTCAATGCCGGTCAGGACGTCATCCTCGAGATCGAGGTGCAGGGCGCCATGCAGGTGCGGGCCAAGCGGGCGGACGCCGTGATGGTGTTCATCGCTCCGCCGAGCTTTGATGAGCTGGCAAGCCGCTTGCGCGGCCGAGGCACGGAAAACGAGGAAAAGGTTCTGAAACGTTTGGAGACCGCCCGGCAGGAACTGACGCGCATGAACGAGTTCGACCATGTCGTGGTAAACGATACGGTGGAGCGCGCGGTGCGCGAGCTGCAAGGCATTATTCGTGAAAACCGGCAAAACGCATAG
- the rpoZ gene encoding DNA-directed RNA polymerase subunit omega, with the protein MLKPSMQELMKRVGNRYLLVNLAAQRARDIADIAEEKDEPLNDKAVKLALDEIAAGTVVYRPGPRTEVIIPQNNPVAAAIVDVDDALVMDDEDFDEDAIRDEDDEDADDEDDARSLSGEYHGVEDDFGDGDVPPEDR; encoded by the coding sequence ATGCTGAAACCTTCCATGCAAGAACTGATGAAACGGGTGGGCAACCGCTATCTGCTGGTCAATCTGGCCGCGCAGCGCGCCCGCGATATCGCCGATATTGCGGAAGAAAAGGATGAGCCGCTGAACGATAAGGCGGTAAAGCTCGCGCTGGACGAGATCGCTGCCGGCACGGTCGTGTACCGGCCCGGCCCGCGCACCGAGGTAATCATCCCGCAGAACAACCCGGTGGCCGCCGCGATCGTCGATGTGGACGACGCGCTCGTGATGGATGACGAGGACTTTGACGAGGACGCGATCCGCGACGAGGACGACGAGGATGCGGACGACGAGGACGATGCCCGCAGCCTTTCCGGCGAATACCACGGCGTGGAGGACGACTTTGGCGACGGCGATGTGCCGCCCGAGGATCGATAA
- the coaBC gene encoding bifunctional phosphopantothenoylcysteine decarboxylase/phosphopantothenate--cysteine ligase CoaBC → MGLTGKTVVLCVTGGIAAYKAADLTSKLRGAGAEVRVLMTASATEFITPVTFETLSGFRAIVDTFDRDFAWEVEHISLAKAADVFVIAPATANVIAKAAHGIADDMVTTTLLATGAPVVVAPAMNTGMYDNPVTQQNLATLRARGVLLVEPAAGRLACGDTGRGKLADTAEIMHVIERALTRQDLAGRRVLVTAGPTQEALDPVRFLSNHSSGKMGYAVAARAALRGAEVTLVSGPTALSAPRDVAFVPVASARDMYDAVLSRADAQDIIVKAAAVGDYRPAEEHSEKIKKAADDMTLPLTRNPDILAALGGRKKPGQLLCGFAMETRDLIQNAQDKLRRKNCDMLVANSLRDAGAGFQHDTNAATLLFADGSRETAPLMRKEELADLILDRLLELA, encoded by the coding sequence ATGGGGCTTACGGGTAAAACGGTCGTTTTGTGTGTCACGGGCGGTATCGCGGCCTATAAAGCGGCCGATCTGACAAGCAAGCTGCGCGGCGCGGGCGCCGAGGTGCGCGTACTGATGACGGCTTCGGCGACCGAATTTATCACCCCTGTCACATTTGAGACGCTTTCGGGCTTTCGCGCGATTGTTGACACGTTCGACCGTGATTTCGCGTGGGAGGTCGAGCATATCTCGCTTGCCAAAGCGGCGGATGTGTTCGTGATCGCACCGGCCACGGCCAATGTGATCGCCAAGGCCGCGCACGGGATCGCGGACGACATGGTCACGACCACGCTGCTGGCCACGGGCGCGCCGGTCGTGGTCGCGCCCGCGATGAACACCGGCATGTACGATAACCCGGTCACGCAGCAAAACCTAGCCACCCTTCGCGCGCGGGGCGTTCTGCTGGTGGAACCGGCGGCGGGCCGCCTTGCCTGCGGCGACACCGGACGGGGCAAGCTCGCGGATACCGCCGAGATCATGCACGTGATCGAACGCGCTTTGACGCGGCAGGACCTTGCGGGCAGGCGCGTGCTGGTCACCGCCGGGCCGACGCAGGAAGCGCTCGATCCGGTACGCTTTCTATCCAACCATTCCTCCGGCAAAATGGGCTATGCCGTGGCGGCCCGCGCCGCGTTGCGCGGCGCCGAGGTAACATTGGTCTCCGGGCCGACGGCGCTGTCCGCGCCGCGGGACGTTGCCTTTGTGCCGGTCGCCTCCGCGCGGGACATGTACGACGCGGTGCTGTCGCGCGCGGACGCGCAGGATATCATCGTCAAAGCGGCGGCCGTGGGCGATTACCGCCCGGCGGAGGAGCACAGTGAAAAGATCAAAAAGGCGGCGGACGATATGACCCTGCCGCTGACGCGTAACCCGGATATTTTGGCCGCGCTCGGCGGGCGGAAAAAGCCCGGCCAGCTTCTCTGCGGCTTTGCCATGGAAACGCGGGATTTGATTCAGAACGCGCAGGATAAGCTGCGCCGCAAAAACTGCGATATGCTGGTCGCCAACAGTCTGCGGGACGCGGGCGCGGGCTTTCAGCACGATACCAACGCGGCGACCCTGCTGTTCGCGGACGGAAGCCGCGAGACCGCGCCGCTCATGCGGAAAGAGGAACTGGCCGATCTGATTCTGGACCGGCTGCTGGAACTGGCGTAA
- the priA gene encoding replication restart helicase PriA — MEENLRDKICAVAVDAATFAIDKLYSYRVPDELRGRAAIGSRVLVPFGFGNKRAEGVVLAFREGLPDRKLKPVIEVLDERPILSREQLALAAWMRERLYCTFFDCVRVMLPAGLWFKRRETYTLSHTAALDELHRRAGLTGEVLLLFSAPGQTLALEEIRGALPGKPVQGVLDALTGEGVLQYRSNTARRSGDKTEKLLYLAVEAEQARNRVAAGRSPVRQDVVAVLSDGLRMSQKELCYMTGASDATVRDMVKKGILAVDYAETLRTPDFSEIPPVPSPLLSGEQQRAYEGLAALLRENEARAALLFGVTGSGKTQVYLKLIEDALALDKSAIVLVPEIGLTPQVLRQFVGRFGETVAVQHSALSAGERYDSFKLIQSGRARVVIGTRSAVFAPVRDLGVLIIDEEQDAAYRSEQTPRYHARDVAKYRAAKEKALLVLGSATPSVETYWGATQGKYPIFRLAERFLGTALPEVVVADQRGLVREGRAGVIGPQLEAELAETLEAHKQAILFLNRRGNSRVIGCALCGWVPECPSCSTTMTYHSASGRAMCHYCGASVRITGACPVCGGSDLFTETPGTQRVEQELNEKFPTARVLRMDADTMHTKGAHEKLLSKFAGGGADILLGTQMVTKGLDFENVTLVGVLDADQSLYAQDYRARERTFSLITQVVGRAGRRFDTGRAIIQTYSPTHPVILSAARQDYEKFYESEMETRQALQCPPVAELTVLTASGEVEQQVLQCLLRLKTRLLSLMEGQYADLKTPVLGPAAASMVRVMGRYRYHLTLRGAQSARWRTLIAGVIREFMTDGKNRGVSLYADQNPDL; from the coding sequence ATGGAAGAAAACCTGAGGGATAAGATCTGCGCGGTCGCCGTGGACGCGGCCACCTTTGCGATCGACAAATTATATTCGTACCGTGTGCCGGACGAGCTGCGGGGAAGGGCTGCCATCGGCAGCCGTGTCCTCGTGCCGTTCGGCTTTGGCAATAAACGGGCGGAAGGCGTGGTGCTCGCCTTCCGCGAGGGCCTGCCGGACCGTAAGCTCAAGCCCGTGATCGAGGTGCTGGACGAACGCCCTATCCTTTCGCGCGAGCAGCTTGCGCTCGCCGCGTGGATGCGGGAGCGGCTGTACTGCACTTTTTTCGATTGCGTGCGCGTCATGCTGCCCGCGGGCCTGTGGTTCAAACGGCGCGAGACCTATACGCTTTCCCATACGGCCGCGCTGGACGAGCTGCACCGGCGGGCCGGGCTCACGGGCGAGGTGCTGCTTCTATTCTCCGCGCCGGGGCAAACGCTGGCGCTGGAGGAAATCCGCGGCGCGCTGCCGGGTAAACCGGTGCAGGGCGTTTTGGACGCGCTCACAGGCGAGGGCGTGCTCCAGTATCGCAGCAATACCGCGCGGCGTTCGGGCGATAAGACCGAAAAGCTGCTATACCTCGCTGTGGAGGCCGAACAGGCGAGAAACCGCGTGGCCGCCGGTCGCAGCCCGGTGCGGCAGGATGTGGTCGCCGTCCTTTCGGACGGCTTGCGGATGAGCCAAAAGGAGCTTTGCTATATGACGGGCGCATCAGACGCGACCGTTCGGGATATGGTAAAGAAGGGCATTCTCGCCGTAGACTATGCCGAAACCTTGCGCACACCGGATTTTTCCGAGATCCCGCCCGTGCCTTCCCCGCTCCTTTCGGGCGAGCAGCAGCGGGCGTATGAGGGACTCGCCGCCCTGCTGCGTGAAAACGAGGCGCGCGCCGCCCTGCTTTTCGGCGTTACAGGAAGCGGCAAAACACAGGTGTATTTAAAGCTGATCGAGGATGCGCTGGCGCTGGACAAAAGCGCGATCGTGCTGGTGCCTGAGATCGGGCTGACGCCGCAGGTGCTGCGGCAGTTCGTCGGCCGCTTTGGCGAAACGGTGGCGGTGCAGCACTCGGCTCTTTCGGCGGGCGAGCGGTACGACAGCTTTAAACTGATCCAGTCGGGCCGCGCACGCGTGGTCATCGGCACGCGGTCGGCCGTGTTTGCGCCCGTGCGCGATCTGGGCGTACTGATCATCGATGAGGAGCAGGACGCCGCCTACCGTTCCGAGCAGACCCCGCGCTACCATGCGCGCGACGTGGCCAAGTACCGCGCCGCAAAGGAAAAGGCGCTGCTCGTGCTCGGTTCGGCCACGCCCTCGGTGGAAACGTACTGGGGCGCGACGCAGGGCAAATATCCGATTTTCCGGCTTGCCGAGCGCTTCCTTGGCACGGCGCTGCCCGAGGTGGTCGTCGCCGACCAACGCGGGCTTGTGCGAGAGGGCCGCGCGGGCGTGATCGGCCCGCAGCTGGAAGCCGAGCTCGCGGAAACGCTGGAAGCGCACAAGCAGGCCATCCTGTTTTTGAACCGCCGGGGCAATAGCCGCGTGATCGGCTGCGCGCTGTGCGGCTGGGTGCCCGAGTGCCCCTCCTGTTCGACGACGATGACCTATCATTCCGCTTCCGGCCGGGCGATGTGCCACTACTGCGGCGCGTCCGTACGGATCACAGGCGCGTGCCCCGTTTGCGGCGGCAGCGACCTGTTCACCGAAACGCCGGGCACGCAGCGGGTCGAACAGGAGCTGAATGAAAAATTCCCCACGGCCCGCGTTTTGCGCATGGATGCGGATACCATGCATACCAAGGGCGCGCATGAAAAGCTGCTTTCCAAATTTGCGGGCGGCGGGGCGGATATCCTGCTCGGCACCCAAATGGTGACCAAGGGGCTGGATTTTGAAAACGTTACGCTCGTCGGCGTGTTGGACGCGGACCAAAGCCTTTACGCGCAGGATTACCGCGCAAGGGAGCGCACCTTTTCTTTGATCACGCAGGTGGTGGGCCGTGCGGGCCGCCGGTTCGATACGGGCCGGGCGATCATTCAAACCTACAGCCCGACGCATCCCGTGATCCTTTCCGCAGCCCGGCAGGACTATGAAAAGTTTTATGAAAGCGAAATGGAGACCAGACAGGCCTTGCAGTGCCCGCCGGTCGCGGAGCTTACCGTTTTAACGGCTTCGGGCGAGGTGGAGCAACAGGTGCTGCAATGTCTGCTGCGGCTCAAAACTAGGCTGCTCAGCCTGATGGAAGGGCAATACGCCGATCTAAAGACCCCTGTTTTAGGTCCGGCGGCTGCATCCATGGTGCGGGTGATGGGGCGTTACCGTTACCATTTAACCCTGCGCGGCGCGCAAAGCGCGCGCTGGCGCACGCTGATCGCGGGCGTGATCCGCGAATTTATGACGGACGGAAAAAACCGGGGCGTTTCGCTTTACGCGGACCAAAACCCCGATCTTTAA
- the def gene encoding peptide deformylase, translating to MALRKILTEEDEQLKKRSRKVEKFDDRLHQLIDDMRETLENAGGVGLAAPQVGILRRVVVLLDVNQEPEEVVELVNPEVIETRGEERVIEGCLSVPGRWGYVTRPTWAKIRAQDRDGNWFEREGEGMVAQCFCHETEHLDGHLFTEKVEEYVDIEALRAENEAEAEGGAE from the coding sequence ATGGCACTTCGTAAGATTTTGACCGAGGAAGACGAGCAGCTCAAAAAGCGCAGCCGCAAGGTGGAAAAGTTCGACGACCGGCTGCACCAGTTAATAGACGATATGCGCGAAACGCTGGAAAACGCCGGCGGCGTAGGCTTGGCCGCGCCGCAGGTGGGTATCTTGCGCCGCGTGGTCGTATTGCTCGACGTCAATCAGGAGCCCGAGGAGGTCGTCGAGCTGGTCAACCCCGAGGTGATCGAAACGCGGGGGGAAGAGCGCGTAATTGAAGGCTGTTTGTCTGTTCCCGGCCGCTGGGGCTATGTCACCCGGCCTACTTGGGCTAAAATCCGCGCGCAGGACCGCGATGGAAACTGGTTCGAGCGTGAAGGAGAGGGCATGGTCGCTCAGTGCTTTTGCCATGAAACGGAACATTTAGACGGGCATCTTTTCACGGAAAAGGTGGAAGAATATGTGGATATAGAAGCTTTGCGCGCGGAGAACGAGGCGGAAGCGGAGGGCGGCGCCGAATGA
- the fmt gene encoding methionyl-tRNA formyltransferase: protein MKIVFMGTPDFAEPSLQALLDAGHEVAAVYTQPDKPQGRKQVLTAPPVKELALKHGVPVYQPATLRDEAEQARLREIAPELIVVVAYGKLLPGAVLDIPPRGCINVHGSLLPRWRGAAPIQWAVIAGDKTAGVTTMQMAEGLDTGDMLLTYETEIGERETAGELFDRLAVAGASLLTETIDRLSDIVPRPQDDSQSCYAKMLDKQLAVIDWTRSAREIDCLVRGLNPWPVALTLLAGERLKVYSVTPCAGCGAPGTVLQADPKAGLTIACGEGAVHLDEIQLVGGKRMKSEDFLRGHQVTQGSLLGI from the coding sequence ATGAAGATCGTGTTCATGGGCACGCCGGACTTTGCCGAACCAAGTTTGCAGGCGCTGCTCGACGCGGGCCATGAAGTAGCCGCCGTATACACCCAGCCGGATAAACCGCAGGGCCGCAAGCAGGTGCTGACTGCTCCGCCGGTCAAAGAATTGGCGCTGAAGCATGGCGTGCCGGTATATCAGCCGGCCACCCTGCGGGACGAGGCGGAGCAAGCGCGCCTGCGCGAGATCGCGCCGGAGCTGATCGTCGTCGTCGCGTACGGAAAGCTTTTGCCGGGGGCGGTGCTCGATATCCCGCCGCGCGGCTGTATCAATGTGCACGGCTCGCTATTGCCGCGCTGGCGCGGCGCGGCGCCCATTCAGTGGGCGGTAATCGCTGGGGACAAAACCGCGGGCGTGACCACCATGCAAATGGCCGAGGGACTGGATACCGGCGATATGCTGCTCACCTATGAGACCGAGATCGGCGAGCGGGAGACCGCGGGCGAGCTGTTTGACCGGCTGGCCGTCGCGGGCGCGTCGCTGCTGACCGAGACCATTGACCGCCTAAGCGACATCGTGCCCCGCCCACAGGACGACAGCCAAAGCTGCTATGCCAAGATGCTGGATAAGCAGTTGGCCGTGATCGATTGGACCAGATCGGCGCGTGAGATCGACTGTCTGGTGCGCGGCCTGAACCCGTGGCCGGTCGCGCTGACGCTGCTTGCGGGCGAGCGGCTCAAGGTTTATTCCGTCACGCCCTGCGCGGGCTGCGGAGCGCCGGGCACGGTGCTGCAGGCAGACCCCAAGGCCGGGCTGACCATTGCCTGCGGCGAAGGCGCGGTGCATTTGGATGAGATCCAACTCGTCGGCGGCAAGCGTATGAAGAGCGAGGATTTTCTACGGGGCCATCAAGTGACCCAAGGTTCATTATTGGGAATTTAA
- a CDS encoding zinc metallopeptidase, which yields MPYFGFYGIDMYYIVLVLPCIVLAMWAQMRVKSTFNQYSRVRNVRGVTGAQAAAAVLRQNGVGDVRIERVAGNLTDHYDPRANVIRLSDSVYDSISVASVGVAAHEAGHAVQYATGYMPIRLRAAIVPITQIGSGAALPLILLGLFMNSGILIDIGIIAFALATVFQLVTLPVELNASNRALAAIEQGGLLTADEYPMAKKTLWAAAMTYVAALAVSLAQLLRLLLLFGGRGRDDR from the coding sequence ATGCCTTATTTCGGATTTTACGGAATCGATATGTATTATATCGTGCTGGTTCTGCCGTGCATCGTTTTGGCGATGTGGGCGCAGATGCGGGTGAAAAGTACGTTTAACCAGTATTCGCGCGTGCGCAATGTGCGCGGCGTGACCGGCGCGCAGGCCGCGGCGGCCGTGCTGCGGCAAAACGGCGTGGGGGATGTGCGCATCGAGCGCGTGGCCGGTAACCTGACCGACCATTACGATCCGCGCGCGAATGTGATCCGCCTGTCCGATTCGGTATATGATTCAATCTCTGTCGCTTCGGTCGGCGTGGCGGCGCACGAGGCCGGTCACGCGGTACAGTACGCGACCGGCTATATGCCCATCCGCCTGCGCGCGGCCATCGTGCCGATCACGCAGATCGGTTCGGGCGCCGCGCTGCCGCTCATCCTTCTGGGCCTGTTTATGAACAGCGGCATTCTGATCGATATCGGCATTATCGCGTTCGCGCTCGCCACGGTGTTTCAGCTTGTCACGCTGCCGGTTGAGCTGAACGCCTCGAACCGCGCGCTGGCCGCGATCGAGCAGGGCGGTCTGCTGACGGCGGACGAATACCCCATGGCAAAGAAAACGCTTTGGGCCGCGGCCATGACCTATGTGGCGGCGCTTGCGGTATCGCTCGCGCAGCTGCTGCGTCTGCTGCTGCTCTTCGGAGGAAGGGGCCGCGATGATCGCTAA